TACTGTAAAAGTTTTCATTAATATCTTATTATTCAAAGGTTTTATTTGTATATTTATATATTTGAATATTTTTGAAAAATATTGAAATTAATCGATATATCGAAAATTATAAATTAGGCATGGTATTATAACAAACATATAAAAATTAAAAAAGGTGATTGTGTGGATGTGATATATTTGCTAAATGTGGCAATACAAACTTTAATTGATTATTTGAATTTAAACAGAGTTATAGCACTCACAATTGCCTTCTTCATGGCAGGTGGAATAGCATCAATGATAAACAAAAACTTCATAATAAAATACTTCGGCCCAGATACACCAAAACACATATCCTACTTAGTTGCATCTGTAAGTGGATGCTTACTTGCAGTGTGTTCATGCACCATCTTGCCTTTATTCGCTGGGATATACAAAAGAGGGGCAGGAATTGGTCCAGCGACAACCTTTCTCTTTTCTGGACCTGCAATAAATGTTCTTGCAATATTCTACTCTGCGGCATTGCTTGGTTGGAGAATTGGATTTACAAGGGCAGTGTTTGCGATACTGTTGTCTATACTGATAGGCCTATCAATGGAACTCATATTCAAATCCCATGAAAAGAAAAGAAAATTTAGAATAGGGAAAGCAGATAGTATATCAACAAGACCTACCTATCAAACCGCAATCTTCTTCCTAATACAACTTATGATGCTTTTAATAATTACTGCCTCACCTAAGTTAGTGCCAATTTTAAGCGTTCCATTGTATGATGGATTTTTGGTTAAGCATTTATTAACAATTATCCTTGCAGCAGTTCTTGCAGTAGTTGTGAAAAAATGGTTCAAAACAGATGAGATAAAGGTGTGGTTAAGAGAAACCTTCATTCTCGCAAGGATGGTTGTGCCATTGTTGTTAATTGGTGTAGCGATAGCGGGAATTTTGAAGGCAGTTATACCACCTAAATTAATTGGACAGTATGTTGGTGGAAATTCAATAATGGCAAACTTTGTGGCATCATCAATAGGGGCTTTGATGTATTTCGCTACTTTAACTGAAGTACCAATTATAAAATCATTGATGGAATTGGGTATGGGTGTGGGGCCTGCAATGGCTCTCCTTTTAGCAGGTCCAAGTTTAAGCATCCCTACAATTTTAACAATCTCAAGAATCTTGGGGGTTAAAAAGGCATTAACTTACTTGGGACTTGTTGTTATATTCTCAACTATCGCAGGTTTAATCACAGGTGGGGTGATATTATGATTGTGTGGAATTTAATATGTCCAAATTGCAAAAAAAGGGTTACGCTTAAATTGGATGTCTGTCCATGTATGGCATCCCAAATCCCAATACCAAAATGTGAAAACTGCAACACCGAAATGACATTTGATATAAATGCAAAAAGAGGAAGGAGAAGAAAATAACTTTTTTTATTTTTTAAACTTTTTTCAAAAAATTAGCAACTTAATTTAAATCCACAAGAACTAAAACAAATTTTTAAATGGTTTTTCTTATAAGAAAAATTAATCGACATTTTTTTCTTAAAATGCTAATAATATGCAAAAAAATCAAAAATTTTATATAGTTGGTTTTTACTTAACTCATGTTTGTCAAAGGGGGTGATATTATCAAAAAATACCTAATACTTTTGGGTTCTATCCTTATTGCAGGAGTTTTATTTAGCGGTTGCATGCAAAACGAGACAAAAACTGAAATCCCAACATTAAAAGTTGCTTACCTCCCAACAGATCACCATGCAGCATTGTTTGTTGCTGCTAAGGAAGGGAATTTATTTAAGGATAAGTATGGTATATATATGAAAGAAATTGAACCAAAGAAAAAATATGAGTTATATGAAAACGGCAAAAAGGTTGCTGATGTTGAGTTGGTTCAAGTTGTTGAAGGTGGAGCAAAAATAATGACCTTAATGGCTCAAAACCAAATCGACATTGGGTTAAATGGGGTCCCACCAGCGGTCTTTGCAATAGACAAGGGAACAAAAGCAAAAATCATAAGTGCTTTGCAGGGAGAAGGTTCAGCGGTTGTAGTAAGAAAAGACATTCCTGTAAATAATTGGAAAGAATTTATAGATTGGATAAAAGAACAGCATGCAAAAGGAGAACAAGTTAGGATAGGTCATCCATTACCAGTTTCAATTCAATACGTTATGATACAGAAGGCGTTAGAGGCAGAAGGGATAACATACACCGAAAACAAAGATGACAAAGATGCAATGGTTTTATTGGTGAACTGTAAAGGACAAAAATCCATGCCGCAAATGCTCTCACAAAAAGAACTCGATGCAGTAATTGCATGGGAACCAATGCCAGAAGTTTTAAAAACCCAAAATATTGGTAAACCAATTATCTACAGTGGAGAATTACCACCAAACAGTATGTGGAAAAACCATCCATGCTGTGTTGTTGTAGCCTCAGAAGATGCTTTAAATAACAAGAGAGATGCTGTAAAGGCATTCTTAAAACTCATAGTGTTGGCAACAAAAGAAATTAATGAAAACAAAGAATTGGCTATAAAAGACAGTGCAGAATGGCTTGGAGTTAATGAGAAAGTTGAAGAAGAATCAATACCACATCTGAAATTTGACACAAATCCAGAACCATTGAAAGAAGGGGCATACGTATTCGTTAATGTAATGAACAAACAAGGAGCAATGGATGGAAAACTCAAAGGTGTAAGTGACAAGAATGAAATTGACAATATATTGTTTGACTTCAGTATCTACAACGAAATAATGAAGGAATTAAATAAATAATTCTTTTTTATTTCTTTTTAAAAGCACATTTAAACTCTGATAGCATAACTTCAACAGAATATGCTGCTCTTGTTATCCCCATACTTCTTGGGTCTGCGTCAGTCCCAATCACATAGAAATTGTCTTTTATTTTTGGATAAACAAAGAACTGCCCTATGCAACATGACGCCTGCTCAGGAATGGATTCTTGAACATGCACCATATCCGCTTTGTTAATATCAATACCTAATTTATTTTCGATTGCAGATAATGCATTTTTCTTTTTCATACCCACAAATGAAAATCCCATTAGATGCATCCCTTTTGGAGCGAGAGATTTGTCGTAATTTGTTACACATGTAGCCCAGCAAGGTGGGTCTATCCACACCTCAGATCCAAGATATGGGAATGGATTTTCCTCATGTCCAATCCAGACAGTTAGGGATTTTGTAAATTTTATGTTTCTCAACTTATCCTTTAATTTTTGAACCTCATCAACCTTTGCGATATCTGGGAGATACCTCGATGGGGCGGAGAAAACAACCACATCAGCATAGTAGTTGTCCTCTTTTGTACTTACAACATAACCATTTTTTTCCTCTTCAATGCTAACAACTTCCTCATTTTTGATTTTTGTATTATTTAGTGAGTATAAAATGCAATCACGTATGGATTGAACTCCACCAACAGGATAACCTTGCGTCCAATACCTACTCCCATTAACAAATTTATTTAGGTATTTTTTTGAACTGTTCTTTATGGTTGTTAAAAATCCATCAGATAAAACACTCCTAACTTTTTCTGGGCTAAATTTTTTAACCAATATTGATTTCATTGGATTTATCTTCAAATCCTTATAGATGAATGGCAAAATGTCATCCTCTGGTATATAACCTGCTCCAGTAAACAACCTCCACAACGGAGTGTTTTCCATATTTTCCCCACTCAAAAAATAACAAATAGTATCAAAAAACTTTATAGAAACATCACTCAGACCCATTTCACTAACAACATCATAAACAGAGGTGTCTTTTGTAAATCCGGTTGTCATTAGGTCCATGATTTTTGTTGTGATTAGAACTTTGTCTTTGTGGGGAATTAAAGGAGTTGTCAGCCATTCTTGCATAGACACTGGGATTTTGTATAACTCGTTGTTTTCTCTAACATAATAGTCCCCATATTCTTTAAAATTTGGTATAAATCTTGCATACTTATTCAAAAGTCTTATCAATGGTCCATTGTTTAGCATGGTGATTGCATGAACTCCAATATCCACTGTGTAACCATTTACCTTTTCACTCCTACATAACCCCCCTATATTATTTTTTTCCAAAACAACAACATCATGCCCTTCCTTCTCCAATGCCAAAGATGATAAAAGCCCCGAAGTACCTCCACCAATTACAACGACTTTCATATTTCCACCACAAAATTTTTAGAACTTTAAATTTAAATTACATTAAAACTGTATCAAAAACCTGTTCTGCACTTTTTGATGTTAGTTGATATATGGTTATTGCTTCATCAGATACCTTTTTTAAACTTACAGTTGGTTTTGTATTTATACAGAATGAAAAAATCTTTATCCCCCTTTTATGCTTTTCCTCCAATATATATTCAATGAATGCCTTTGACATCTCACACTCTCCATCTGTTATGAAAACAATATTTCCATTAAATTCTAATGCCTTCTTAAGAGGTTTTTCAAAATCTGTCCCACCACCAAAGAATATGGAAGCAAATTCAATAATATCCTTTGAGTTTGGTCTTTTGTCAAATATCTTTATCTCCCTAACACCATCGTCAAATAAAACACACACAAATTTCCTCTTTTCTCTCAAACTTATCTCTAATAAGGACAATGCTATTGCCTTGCCCCAAACTTCTTTAGCACCGCCCATAGAACCACTTAAATCCAAACAAACTACAAAATCCCCTTTGCTTTTTTCATTGTTTAAAATTTCATAGTTCAAAATCCTATGCTCTGAAAACCTCTTCAAAAAATCAATATAGAGTATGTCATCCGATAGGTTTTTAATTTCATTTAGGAGTAGTTTTGATAAGTCGTTTCCATACTTTACCCTATGCCTATCTCCACTAAAATGCTTTATTTTTGTTTTATATTTTTTTAATGCCATCCTCCTGAATTCTCCAAGTTTATTCACAAGTTCATTTAACTTCTTATTCTTTAAAAGTTTTTCTGCCAGTTCTAATTTTTTCTTTGGGTTTGTGTATCTTTTCTCCCCCTTTCCCCTTCCACAGAGTGTGTTTATTGATGAGGAAATGTTTTCTATATAAGTTGCAGTTTCTTTTAAAATCTCCCCCAGTCCCTCCTCAACATCTTTTTTCTTCTTTTTCTCACTTAATTTTTCAGAGAAGTATTGGGTTGCCATTAGAGAACACGTTTCATCGAGTGAAGTAATTACCTTAATGGTTTTGTAATGCCTATTTTTGATTATGGCATTTATTAGTGGATTTTCTTTTATTATTTCTATCTGATATTTAAAGAATAAGTAAAAAATCAACTCCATCTCCTTCTCATCCAAGTAAAATGTTAATTTATCTTTGTTTTCATTCCAAATCATCTTATCATATTTATCATACCTTATCATCATATCCCTTTAGGTATCTTAAAAATTCTTTTGCTTCCTCTTTGTTGATATGTTTTAAAACCAAAGGAATAAAATCATAAACTAAATTCTTATCAATTTCTGCTATTTTTTTCAAAACATATAGGGAATAGAATGAATCAAAGTTCTTATATAATTCCAATAATATTG
This genomic window from Methanotorris formicicus Mc-S-70 contains:
- a CDS encoding permease; amino-acid sequence: MDVIYLLNVAIQTLIDYLNLNRVIALTIAFFMAGGIASMINKNFIIKYFGPDTPKHISYLVASVSGCLLAVCSCTILPLFAGIYKRGAGIGPATTFLFSGPAINVLAIFYSAALLGWRIGFTRAVFAILLSILIGLSMELIFKSHEKKRKFRIGKADSISTRPTYQTAIFFLIQLMMLLIITASPKLVPILSVPLYDGFLVKHLLTIILAAVLAVVVKKWFKTDEIKVWLRETFILARMVVPLLLIGVAIAGILKAVIPPKLIGQYVGGNSIMANFVASSIGALMYFATLTEVPIIKSLMELGMGVGPAMALLLAGPSLSIPTILTISRILGVKKALTYLGLVVIFSTIAGLITGGVIL
- a CDS encoding ABC transporter substrate-binding protein codes for the protein MFVKGGDIIKKYLILLGSILIAGVLFSGCMQNETKTEIPTLKVAYLPTDHHAALFVAAKEGNLFKDKYGIYMKEIEPKKKYELYENGKKVADVELVQVVEGGAKIMTLMAQNQIDIGLNGVPPAVFAIDKGTKAKIISALQGEGSAVVVRKDIPVNNWKEFIDWIKEQHAKGEQVRIGHPLPVSIQYVMIQKALEAEGITYTENKDDKDAMVLLVNCKGQKSMPQMLSQKELDAVIAWEPMPEVLKTQNIGKPIIYSGELPPNSMWKNHPCCVVVASEDALNNKRDAVKAFLKLIVLATKEINENKELAIKDSAEWLGVNEKVEEESIPHLKFDTNPEPLKEGAYVFVNVMNKQGAMDGKLKGVSDKNEIDNILFDFSIYNEIMKELNK
- a CDS encoding NAD(P)-binding protein yields the protein MKVVVIGGGTSGLLSSLALEKEGHDVVVLEKNNIGGLCRSEKVNGYTVDIGVHAITMLNNGPLIRLLNKYARFIPNFKEYGDYYVRENNELYKIPVSMQEWLTTPLIPHKDKVLITTKIMDLMTTGFTKDTSVYDVVSEMGLSDVSIKFFDTICYFLSGENMENTPLWRLFTGAGYIPEDDILPFIYKDLKINPMKSILVKKFSPEKVRSVLSDGFLTTIKNSSKKYLNKFVNGSRYWTQGYPVGGVQSIRDCILYSLNNTKIKNEEVVSIEEEKNGYVVSTKEDNYYADVVVFSAPSRYLPDIAKVDEVQKLKDKLRNIKFTKSLTVWIGHEENPFPYLGSEVWIDPPCWATCVTNYDKSLAPKGMHLMGFSFVGMKKKNALSAIENKLGIDINKADMVHVQESIPEQASCCIGQFFVYPKIKDNFYVIGTDADPRSMGITRAAYSVEVMLSEFKCAFKKK
- a CDS encoding vWA domain-containing protein, translated to MIRYDKYDKMIWNENKDKLTFYLDEKEMELIFYLFFKYQIEIIKENPLINAIIKNRHYKTIKVITSLDETCSLMATQYFSEKLSEKKKKKDVEEGLGEILKETATYIENISSSINTLCGRGKGEKRYTNPKKKLELAEKLLKNKKLNELVNKLGEFRRMALKKYKTKIKHFSGDRHRVKYGNDLSKLLLNEIKNLSDDILYIDFLKRFSEHRILNYEILNNEKSKGDFVVCLDLSGSMGGAKEVWGKAIALSLLEISLREKRKFVCVLFDDGVREIKIFDKRPNSKDIIEFASIFFGGGTDFEKPLKKALEFNGNIVFITDGECEMSKAFIEYILEEKHKRGIKIFSFCINTKPTVSLKKVSDEAITIYQLTSKSAEQVFDTVLM